In a genomic window of [Empedobacter] haloabium:
- a CDS encoding phosphatase PAP2 family protein → MTRIAYGKLMRFLTARLSPGGELGLHLTAGVIMLVVAVAAFGEIADAVGEGDDIARYDEQVSQWFYAHAFEPLTTIMFGITHLHGIPAMSVLSALLGLWFWRRHAPYWLLATAICVPGGMLLNVLLKHVYQRARPAFDEPFVTLATYSFPSGHTAAATLFYGLLASYVVTTSASWRVRAAAVAGAAAMVALVALSRVYLGAHFVSDVLAAMAESLAWLAVCITSVSTLRRRRAARQEQ, encoded by the coding sequence ATGACGCGAATCGCTTACGGCAAACTGATGCGTTTCCTGACCGCCCGGCTGAGCCCCGGCGGCGAGCTTGGCTTGCACCTGACCGCAGGTGTCATCATGCTGGTGGTCGCCGTGGCGGCCTTCGGCGAGATCGCCGACGCGGTCGGCGAGGGCGACGATATCGCCCGCTACGACGAGCAGGTCTCGCAATGGTTCTACGCGCACGCGTTCGAGCCGCTGACGACGATCATGTTCGGTATCACCCATCTGCACGGCATTCCGGCGATGAGCGTGCTGTCCGCCTTGCTCGGCCTGTGGTTCTGGCGCCGCCATGCGCCTTACTGGCTGCTGGCGACGGCGATCTGCGTCCCGGGCGGCATGCTGCTCAACGTGCTGCTGAAGCACGTCTACCAGCGTGCCCGGCCGGCCTTCGACGAGCCCTTCGTCACGCTCGCCACCTACAGCTTCCCCAGCGGCCACACGGCGGCCGCCACGCTGTTCTACGGCCTGCTGGCCAGCTATGTCGTCACCACCAGTGCCAGCTGGCGCGTGCGCGCGGCGGCAGTGGCCGGCGCGGCCGCGATGGTGGCGCTGGTGGCCCTGAGCCGCGTTTACCTGGGCGCGCATTTCGTCAGCGACGTGCTGGCCGCGATGGCGGAAAGCCTGGCCTGGCTCGCGGTCTGCATCACCTCCGTCTCGACACTGCGGCGGCGGCGCGCGGCCCGGCAGGAACAGTGA
- a CDS encoding diacylglycerol kinase family lipid kinase, with protein MTALVAIVNAAAGGGYDDAWAGQLRERFAQCGLQAEVILAGSGQEMIETAREAVARGVPIVAAGGGDGTVNAVASALVGTATSFAVLPLGTLNHFAKDLGIPLGLDEAIATIARGQRRQVDVGDVNGRVFLNNSSLGLYPDIVRDREKQQRRLGRGKWLAFCWATLAALRRFPFLSIRLRVGTEEHARRTPFVFIGNNEYLMQGLNIGERATLDRGQLSLYVAQRPTRRGLLRFACHALLGRLGMSRDFDVLLAREFEIDTRRKLIRVATDGEVTLMAPPLRYRSRPGALTVIVPR; from the coding sequence ATGACGGCGCTGGTCGCCATCGTCAATGCCGCAGCGGGTGGCGGGTATGACGATGCCTGGGCCGGGCAGCTGCGCGAGCGCTTCGCCCAATGCGGCCTGCAGGCGGAGGTGATACTCGCCGGCAGCGGCCAGGAGATGATCGAGACGGCGCGGGAAGCCGTGGCGCGCGGCGTACCCATCGTCGCGGCGGGCGGGGGCGACGGCACCGTCAACGCGGTCGCCTCGGCGCTGGTCGGCACTGCGACCAGCTTTGCCGTGCTGCCGCTGGGCACGCTGAACCATTTCGCCAAGGACCTGGGCATCCCGCTGGGCCTGGACGAGGCCATCGCCACCATCGCGCGTGGTCAGCGGCGCCAGGTCGACGTGGGGGATGTCAACGGCCGCGTCTTCCTGAACAATTCCAGCCTCGGCCTGTATCCGGACATCGTGCGCGACCGCGAAAAACAGCAGCGCCGTCTAGGCCGTGGCAAATGGCTGGCATTCTGCTGGGCGACGCTGGCGGCGCTGCGGCGCTTTCCTTTCCTCAGCATCCGCCTGCGGGTCGGCACGGAAGAGCATGCGCGACGCACCCCCTTCGTCTTCATCGGCAATAATGAGTACCTGATGCAGGGCCTGAACATCGGCGAGCGCGCGACCCTGGACCGCGGCCAGTTGAGCCTGTACGTGGCCCAGCGGCCGACCCGGCGCGGGCTGCTGCGCTTCGCCTGCCATGCCCTGCTGGGCCGGCTCGGCATGTCGCGCGACTTCGACGTGCTGCTGGCCCGCGAATTCGAGATCGATACCCGCCGCAAGCTGATCCGCGTCGCCACCGACGGCGAGGTCACCTTGATGGCGCCGCCCCTGCGGTACCGCTCGCGTCCCGGCGCGCTGACGGTCATCGTGCCCCGCTGA
- a CDS encoding metallophosphoesterase: MRTIVHLSDIHFGKVDDQLLDPLRATVESVTPDVVVVSGDLTQRARSAQFKAAKAYLDTLPQPQIIVPGNHDIPLYNVAARFLTPLTKYRRYITPNLAPEYVDDEIAVMGLNTARSLTIKDGRVNREQLGRLAARLAGVDPKLTRIVVTHHPFDLPEHHDEDDLVDRAPMAMAAFSECGVDLLLAGHVHTSSSASSAKRYKIAGYAALVVQAGTATSTRGRGEENSFNVLRIDLDEIQVERYSWKEAAGAFQVATVETFRRQGNTWEPWLGD; this comes from the coding sequence ATGCGCACCATCGTACATTTATCGGACATCCACTTCGGCAAGGTCGACGACCAGCTGCTCGACCCGCTGCGCGCCACGGTCGAGTCGGTCACGCCGGACGTGGTCGTCGTCTCCGGCGACCTGACGCAGCGTGCCCGCAGCGCGCAGTTCAAGGCTGCCAAGGCCTACCTCGACACCTTGCCGCAGCCCCAGATCATCGTGCCGGGCAACCACGACATCCCGCTGTACAACGTGGCGGCCCGCTTCCTGACGCCGCTGACGAAGTACCGCCGCTACATCACGCCCAACCTGGCACCGGAATACGTGGACGACGAGATCGCCGTGATGGGCCTGAACACCGCCCGCTCGCTGACGATCAAGGACGGCCGCGTCAACCGCGAGCAACTGGGCCGGCTGGCGGCGCGGCTGGCCGGCGTCGATCCGAAGCTGACGCGCATCGTCGTCACGCACCACCCGTTCGACCTGCCGGAGCACCATGACGAGGACGACCTGGTCGACCGCGCGCCGATGGCGATGGCGGCATTCTCCGAGTGCGGCGTGGACCTGCTGCTGGCCGGCCACGTCCACACCAGCAGTTCGGCCAGCAGCGCCAAGCGCTACAAGATCGCCGGCTATGCCGCGCTGGTCGTGCAGGCGGGCACGGCCACGTCGACGCGAGGCAGGGGGGAAGAGAATTCGTTCAATGTGCTGCGCATCGACCTGGACGAGATCCAGGTCGAGCGCTACAGCTGGAAGGAAGCGGCGGGAGCCTTTCAGGTCGCCACCGTCGAGACGTTCCGGCGCCAGGGCAATACTTGGGAACCGTGGCTGGGCGACTGA